The nucleotide sequence CTGTCGGTTGGTCGATAAGATCAGGATCTAACGAATTTGTCGAACTCAATCCGTTGTTTGTGTTGACAAAGTTCCCAATATTACCTCCACCAGAACCATTAGCAGTTTTTGATGAGCTTTTTGGAGAAATATTAAGTGTATCACCGAAGTTCATAACACCACTTACATTGTTTACATTAATGGGGCCACCGATAAATGAAGGCATATTCAACACCCTTTAATTAATACGTTCATCTGGGGTCAAGCTTTTCCGCAGAAGGTGTTCTTTCTTATCATATGAATTAATTATTTGATTTGTTCATTCTTCTCCAGCTAATTGACGGATATGCTTTACCCTCGCTTCATTATTAATCGATTTTGTTGAACCGATATGCAAGATGGAGGACGTG is from Bacillus tianshenii and encodes:
- a CDS encoding spore germination protein, translated to MPSFIGGPINVNNVSGVMNFGDTLNISPKSSSKTANGSGGGNIGNFVNTNNGLSSTNSLDPDLIDQPTAANV